One Tunturibacter gelidoferens genomic region harbors:
- the asnB gene encoding asparagine synthase (glutamine-hydrolyzing) produces MSGLQHQRAWKRHRHLCGIVGFTTKDWRPDQERIQSATSTLFHRGPDQQGVFRSRACSLGATRLKIVDLASGDQPIFSEDRDSVIVFNGEIYNHLEVRRELESLGRRFQTHCDTETVLQAFLEWDTNCFERLRGMFAVAIWSNSEQRLVLARDRLGIKPLYIAERGEDIFFASELKGILVHPEIERQLSLEGLDCYLSMNYVPCPWTLVDGIEKLPPGHWLEWRDGRTNKHAYWRIPEIIPKPISFEDAKTELDFLLNQSVREHLMSDVPLGVWLSGGVDSSTVLHYAAQASSSQLRTFSITFNGQSFDESQYIRQVVEHYGTDHQQLDLCPEEDLEGAIEDITYYSDEPSADSGALPVWFLSKLCKTQCTVAFSGEGADEIFSGYLTYRANRIARQLKNIPPSAIDLALRALRFWPASKEKISIEYKLKRLLQGSLMPPERAHVYWNGTFSDAEKATLLRVPLPGALRDVLARLGASLPGDGISPFLEFDQQYYLPDDILVKSDRVSMAHSVEVRPPFLDHRIVEFAATLPVDLKIRGTNQKYLLKEVMRSKLPTPILQRPKIGFDIPAHEWFRGPLRAMLMETLASAESEHSELFNFEAIRNYTEQHLNRRINIGYHLWGLIMLFMWMKRWKIQSKPSLASKRQVIAAGL; encoded by the coding sequence GTGCGGCATTGTTGGATTCACAACGAAAGACTGGCGCCCTGATCAAGAGCGCATACAGAGTGCCACGAGTACCCTCTTTCATCGCGGCCCGGATCAGCAGGGAGTGTTTCGATCGAGAGCCTGCTCCCTCGGTGCAACCCGCCTCAAGATTGTTGACCTGGCTTCCGGCGATCAGCCTATCTTCTCCGAAGACCGCGATTCAGTAATCGTCTTCAATGGTGAAATTTATAATCACCTCGAAGTACGCCGCGAACTCGAATCTCTCGGCCGCCGCTTCCAAACCCATTGTGATACGGAAACTGTTCTTCAGGCGTTTCTCGAGTGGGATACCAATTGTTTTGAGCGATTGCGTGGCATGTTCGCGGTTGCCATCTGGAGCAACTCCGAGCAGCGTCTAGTTCTCGCGCGCGACCGCCTGGGGATCAAGCCGCTTTATATCGCCGAGCGGGGCGAGGACATCTTCTTTGCTTCCGAGCTCAAGGGAATTCTCGTCCATCCCGAAATCGAGCGCCAGCTAAGCCTTGAGGGACTGGATTGTTATCTGTCCATGAACTATGTCCCGTGTCCATGGACTCTGGTCGATGGGATTGAGAAGCTCCCGCCCGGCCACTGGCTCGAATGGCGGGACGGCCGAACGAACAAACACGCATACTGGCGCATCCCGGAGATCATCCCCAAACCGATCTCGTTCGAAGACGCAAAAACAGAGCTCGATTTCCTCTTGAATCAGTCGGTTCGTGAGCATCTCATGTCCGACGTTCCTCTTGGTGTGTGGCTTAGTGGAGGAGTGGATTCCTCAACCGTCCTTCACTACGCCGCGCAGGCGTCCAGCTCACAACTTCGGACCTTTTCAATTACATTCAACGGCCAAAGCTTCGACGAGTCGCAATATATCCGCCAAGTGGTCGAGCATTACGGAACCGATCACCAGCAGCTGGATCTGTGCCCGGAGGAGGACTTAGAGGGGGCCATCGAAGACATTACTTACTACTCCGATGAACCCAGCGCGGATTCCGGGGCATTGCCAGTCTGGTTTCTTTCGAAACTATGCAAGACACAATGCACGGTGGCCTTCAGCGGAGAAGGAGCCGATGAGATCTTCAGTGGTTACCTTACTTATCGCGCAAACCGTATCGCCCGCCAGCTGAAAAATATCCCTCCCTCGGCAATCGATCTAGCTCTTCGCGCCTTACGTTTTTGGCCTGCCTCGAAGGAAAAAATCAGCATCGAATACAAGTTGAAACGCCTCCTTCAAGGTAGTCTCATGCCGCCAGAGCGAGCCCATGTGTATTGGAACGGGACCTTCTCCGATGCAGAAAAGGCTACCCTCCTGCGCGTTCCGCTACCCGGTGCCCTTCGGGATGTCCTCGCTCGTTTGGGAGCCAGCCTTCCCGGGGACGGGATCTCTCCATTCCTTGAGTTCGACCAGCAGTACTATCTTCCGGACGACATCCTGGTTAAGTCGGATCGCGTGAGCATGGCACATTCCGTTGAGGTTCGGCCTCCGTTCCTCGACCACCGCATCGTCGAGTTTGCAGCTACCTTGCCAGTTGACCTCAAGATCCGTGGTACAAACCAGAAGTATCTCCTCAAAGAAGTGATGAGATCGAAGCTGCCCACACCCATCCTTCAGCGTCCGAAGATAGGCTTCGATATTCCGGCACACGAATGGTTTCGAGGACCTCTCCGCGCGATGTTAATGGAGACGCTGGCATCGGCGGAATCGGAGCACTCGGAGCTGTTTAACTTTGAAGCAATCCGTAACTACACCGAGCAACACTTGAACAGAAGGATAAACATCGGCTATCACTTGTGGGGGCTGATCATGTTATTCATGTGGATGAAACGATGGAAAATCCAGTCAAAACCGTCTCTGGCCTCCAAGAGACAGGTGATCGCAGCAGGGCTGTAA
- a CDS encoding ArnT family glycosyltransferase, whose amino-acid sequence MENPVKTVSGLQETGDRSRAVNRSQLFWLVVLFAAAVYLGCILSPPSLMDDVDAVQAQIAHNMISSGDWVTARLDGVAYLEKPPLIYWMIAVAYKVFGVHDWAARIPIALSAIALCVTTAAFGVWAFGRRAGFYAGLCMSTCIGLFLFTRILVPDVVLTLTIVLAMWAFLRVLDEEEPNPRAWAAILAASLGVGLLLKSLIAIVFPAAAAIIYLLCTRQLFSARMWKRLRPLSGLAIILLIAAPWHILATLRNPPYFSFTMKSVPGEYHGFFWFFFINEQLLRFLNLRSPRDYNTVPRLYFWLLNLVWLFPWSVYLPAALKLSYRPVDRAGRTRLLALCWTGFVLVFFTFSTTQEYYSMPCYPALALLIGSGIAFNGRIVRHGTRFLTVICSIAALAAIAILVAVHHVPTPGDISQALSSNPEAYTLSLGHMEDLTLKSFAYLRIPLALAAASFLIGAIGTLQTAGKKVYVTVAIMMVVFFHAARLAMIDFDPYLSSRPLVNKLLQSPEGNLIVDHHYYWFSSVFFYTDRTALLLNGRFNNLVYGSYAPNAPSVFLDDNQFRDLWQRPERYYIFAKDTGVDHLESLVGKDQLNLLEESGGKVLITNHPVSSSVLPNAP is encoded by the coding sequence ATGGAAAATCCAGTCAAAACCGTCTCTGGCCTCCAAGAGACAGGTGATCGCAGCAGGGCTGTAAATCGGAGCCAGCTTTTCTGGCTCGTCGTACTTTTCGCAGCGGCCGTTTATCTCGGTTGCATTCTCTCTCCTCCATCACTGATGGACGACGTCGATGCAGTGCAGGCGCAGATTGCTCACAATATGATCAGCTCCGGCGACTGGGTCACAGCGCGCCTGGATGGAGTGGCCTATCTCGAAAAACCTCCCCTCATCTACTGGATGATCGCAGTCGCTTATAAAGTATTCGGCGTCCATGACTGGGCCGCACGTATTCCGATTGCACTCTCTGCGATTGCTCTTTGCGTCACAACTGCTGCATTCGGAGTCTGGGCCTTCGGACGCCGCGCAGGGTTCTATGCTGGCCTCTGCATGTCCACCTGCATCGGACTCTTTCTCTTCACACGCATCCTCGTGCCGGATGTAGTGCTCACTCTAACCATCGTCTTGGCCATGTGGGCGTTTCTTCGAGTTCTCGATGAGGAGGAGCCGAATCCACGAGCATGGGCAGCAATCCTTGCCGCAAGCCTGGGCGTCGGTTTGCTTTTGAAAAGCCTTATTGCAATTGTCTTCCCGGCCGCTGCGGCCATCATCTATTTATTGTGCACCCGTCAACTCTTCTCCGCTCGGATGTGGAAACGACTTCGGCCGCTCAGTGGCCTGGCCATCATCCTGTTGATTGCTGCACCATGGCATATCCTTGCTACGCTCCGGAATCCACCCTATTTCAGTTTCACGATGAAGAGTGTTCCGGGAGAGTATCACGGCTTTTTCTGGTTCTTCTTTATCAATGAGCAACTCCTCCGATTCCTCAATCTTCGTTCCCCGCGTGACTACAACACGGTGCCGCGCCTTTATTTCTGGCTGCTCAACCTGGTTTGGCTCTTCCCGTGGAGCGTATACCTGCCCGCAGCGCTAAAGCTCTCATACCGCCCCGTTGATCGAGCGGGAAGAACCAGACTCCTCGCCCTCTGCTGGACGGGCTTCGTCCTCGTGTTTTTCACCTTCTCCACGACGCAGGAGTACTACTCTATGCCGTGCTATCCGGCATTAGCGCTTCTGATCGGTTCTGGCATCGCTTTTAACGGGAGAATTGTCCGGCATGGAACGCGATTCCTGACCGTGATCTGCTCGATCGCGGCGCTGGCTGCGATCGCCATCCTGGTTGCAGTACACCACGTCCCTACTCCTGGGGATATCTCACAGGCTCTCAGTTCCAACCCGGAGGCGTACACGCTGTCGCTCGGACACATGGAGGATTTGACTCTTAAGTCATTTGCCTACCTGAGGATACCGCTTGCCTTGGCTGCGGCTTCATTTCTAATTGGAGCCATCGGCACACTCCAAACCGCAGGCAAAAAAGTATACGTGACCGTGGCCATAATGATGGTGGTCTTCTTTCACGCTGCCCGCCTGGCGATGATCGATTTCGACCCCTATCTCTCTTCCCGCCCTCTGGTCAATAAGCTACTGCAGTCCCCCGAGGGAAATTTAATCGTCGACCATCACTACTATTGGTTCTCGTCCGTGTTCTTTTATACGGATAGGACTGCCTTGCTCCTCAATGGCAGATTCAATAATCTCGTCTACGGTTCCTACGCTCCAAATGCCCCTAGCGTTTTTCTGGACGACAACCAATTCCGGGACCTCTGGCAAAGACCCGAAAGGTACTACATCTTCGCCAAAGACACAGGCGTCGATCATCTAGAGTCGTTAGTAGGCAAAGATCAACTGAATTTACTTGAAGAGAGCGGGGGTAAAGTTTTGATCACCAATCATCCCGTTTCGTCTTCAGTGCTTCCTAACGCCCCATAG
- a CDS encoding NAD-dependent epimerase/dehydratase family protein translates to MRIAVLGGDGYCGWATALYLANKGHSVAIVDNFIRRQWDFELGAQTLTPIRPLSERLAVWYQLTGIPIELFVGDVADYDFLSSTIKTFQPDTVVHFAEQRSAPYSMIDRKHAVYTQTNNVVGTLNLLFAIRELQPDCHIVKLGTMGEYGTPNIDIEEGFLTIEHNGRKDTLPFPKQPGSFYHLSKVHDSHNIMFTCKAWGLRATDLNQGVVYGTVTDEVSMDEALINRFDYDEVFGTVLNRFCAQAAIGYPLTVYGKGGQTRGFLDLRDTVRCVELACLNPANSGEFRVFNQFTEQFSVLDLAETVQAVAGQMGLKVEIDHLPDPRVEAESHYYNAKHSKLADLGLQPHTLSDSLVDSLINIALRYRDRIDPSLFAPQVNWRSTQNQRRIGSEMSKQPLLVKNAI, encoded by the coding sequence ATGCGGATTGCTGTTCTCGGTGGTGATGGTTATTGTGGTTGGGCAACTGCCCTATATCTTGCAAACAAGGGGCATTCCGTTGCGATCGTCGACAACTTTATCCGCCGGCAATGGGACTTCGAGCTCGGAGCTCAGACCCTAACGCCGATCCGTCCTTTGTCTGAGAGATTAGCGGTCTGGTATCAATTGACAGGCATCCCAATCGAACTCTTCGTTGGCGATGTCGCGGACTATGATTTCCTCTCCTCTACCATCAAGACCTTTCAGCCCGACACAGTCGTCCACTTTGCGGAGCAGAGGTCCGCGCCCTACTCAATGATCGATCGCAAGCACGCGGTTTATACCCAGACAAATAATGTGGTTGGGACTCTAAACCTGCTCTTCGCCATCCGTGAGTTGCAACCGGACTGTCATATCGTCAAGTTGGGCACGATGGGTGAATACGGCACGCCGAATATTGATATCGAAGAAGGATTCCTCACCATCGAGCACAACGGCCGAAAAGATACCCTCCCCTTCCCCAAACAACCCGGCTCCTTCTATCACCTCTCAAAAGTACATGACAGCCACAACATCATGTTCACCTGCAAGGCTTGGGGCCTGCGCGCGACCGACCTCAATCAGGGAGTTGTATACGGTACCGTCACCGATGAAGTATCGATGGACGAGGCTTTGATCAACCGTTTTGATTACGACGAGGTATTTGGAACCGTTCTGAACCGCTTCTGCGCCCAGGCGGCGATTGGCTATCCACTCACGGTATACGGAAAAGGCGGCCAGACACGCGGATTTCTCGACCTTCGCGATACGGTCCGCTGCGTAGAGCTAGCTTGCCTGAACCCCGCCAACTCAGGTGAATTCCGTGTCTTCAACCAATTCACCGAGCAGTTCTCGGTCCTCGACCTGGCGGAGACCGTCCAGGCAGTCGCCGGACAGATGGGTCTCAAGGTGGAAATTGATCATCTTCCCGACCCTCGTGTCGAAGCCGAATCGCACTATTACAACGCGAAGCATTCCAAGTTGGCCGATCTCGGGCTACAGCCGCACACACTCTCAGATTCGCTTGTCGATTCGCTGATCAATATCGCACTGCGTTATCGCGATCGGATCGACCCGTCGTTGTTCGCGCCTCAAGTCAATTGGCGGAGCACGCAAAACCAGCGGCGCATCGGAAGCGAAATGAGCAAACAGCCGCTGCTGGTAAAGAATGCCATCTAA
- a CDS encoding glycosyltransferase — translation MRNVFLGIAAIPFIYYALAIFSSLRFFGATRAKVDRKGAFLPPVSNLKPVRGLDPEAYENFASFCRQDYPNYEVLFCIGDTTDPAYPVLQRIVSDFPDCQIRIVIGSGRNATNDKVAKLTRLVEEASHEYLVISDSDVRVAPDYLRKVVAPLEDPKTGAVTCFYVPIKESTWVQRLQDIGMLSDFYPGILVAKQLDGVKFALGPTIATTRTRLEAFGGYASIENRPADDLLVGRLIAEQGHEVELLPYTISTVADYQSLNELFHKRLRWITVMRHMRPWGHLGLIFTLGLPWAILAVALLPTIMVAAIYLGGYLVVRAVLTVLVGSWGLKQPGIWKKLALIPLWDGMASLIWLTSFTRRTIRWRGQNYLMRDGELVLPLEV, via the coding sequence ATGCGAAATGTGTTTCTCGGAATTGCAGCGATCCCCTTCATCTACTACGCTCTCGCGATCTTCAGTTCGCTCCGGTTTTTTGGGGCGACACGAGCTAAAGTAGACAGGAAGGGCGCGTTTTTACCGCCAGTCAGCAACCTGAAGCCAGTGCGGGGGCTTGATCCAGAGGCCTATGAGAATTTCGCCAGCTTCTGCCGGCAAGACTATCCGAACTACGAAGTGTTGTTCTGTATCGGCGACACTACCGACCCTGCTTACCCGGTGTTGCAGCGGATCGTCAGCGACTTCCCGGACTGTCAAATACGCATTGTGATTGGGTCGGGTCGAAATGCGACCAACGACAAAGTGGCCAAGCTGACACGACTAGTGGAGGAAGCGTCACATGAATACCTTGTGATTAGCGACAGCGATGTGCGGGTTGCGCCGGACTACCTACGCAAGGTTGTTGCGCCATTGGAAGATCCTAAGACAGGGGCGGTTACGTGCTTTTATGTCCCCATCAAAGAATCGACCTGGGTGCAGCGTCTGCAGGATATTGGGATGCTTTCAGACTTCTACCCCGGAATTCTTGTGGCAAAGCAATTGGATGGAGTGAAGTTTGCACTAGGTCCGACGATTGCGACAACCCGCACACGGCTTGAGGCGTTTGGCGGCTATGCCTCAATCGAGAACCGTCCGGCGGATGATCTGCTGGTCGGGCGATTGATCGCTGAGCAAGGCCACGAAGTAGAGCTGCTCCCTTACACCATCTCCACGGTCGCGGACTATCAGTCACTCAATGAACTGTTTCACAAGCGCCTGCGGTGGATCACGGTCATGCGTCACATGCGCCCGTGGGGACATCTTGGCCTGATCTTCACGCTGGGGCTGCCCTGGGCGATCCTGGCAGTGGCACTTCTTCCGACGATTATGGTGGCCGCAATTTATCTGGGTGGATATCTCGTGGTCCGCGCCGTTTTGACCGTGCTGGTAGGGTCCTGGGGACTCAAGCAGCCGGGTATCTGGAAAAAACTGGCGCTGATTCCGCTGTGGGACGGAATGGCCAGCCTGATATGGTTGACGAGTTTCACGCGCAGGACGATTCGGTGGCGAGGACAGAATTACCTGATGCGTGATGGAGAACTTGTCCTGCCTCTTGAGGTGTGA
- a CDS encoding DUF2252 domain-containing protein, with protein MPVHHAKKKVTTERVNLRKPQPTIEALHKQGTEMREHVPREIHGQWKPSAKRGDVLSILAKSNVDRQQNLVPLRMQRMSASPFAFLRGAAAVMAYDLSTTPTIGCNVVLAGDAHLSNFGFYGTPQRELVFDINDFDETVIGPWEWDLKRLTASVNVAGRENGLTRNERRVAVMLAVEGYQENMERLEPMGTLDIWYLHATPGKANILRKVPQKALAVMRKVIDKALHSDNRTLLTKVADKNANGQWHFREDPPILTHVSAALRNKIITALEDYSLTLSRERRHMLSRYSVADVAHRVVGVGSVGTRTYLALLMGKNDDDPLFLQIKEALSPAHAAYLPSRKAEFIHEGQRVVVGQRTLQAASDVMLGWTEIEKRPYYVRQMKNLKASVPIEWMSGDAFNFYCWACGALLARAHARTSEPAIIAGYCGRSGVLRESYAEWAEAYGDQTVTDHAKLAAKINAEDQKLLRNR; from the coding sequence ATGCCGGTTCACCACGCAAAGAAAAAGGTCACGACGGAGCGCGTCAACCTCCGTAAGCCGCAGCCAACGATCGAAGCTCTCCACAAGCAAGGAACCGAAATGCGAGAACACGTTCCGCGTGAAATACATGGACAATGGAAGCCCTCAGCCAAACGCGGCGACGTCCTTTCGATCCTTGCTAAAAGTAACGTTGACCGTCAGCAGAATCTGGTCCCTCTTCGCATGCAACGAATGTCGGCCTCTCCCTTTGCCTTTCTGCGAGGTGCAGCAGCCGTAATGGCGTATGACCTGTCCACGACTCCCACCATCGGCTGCAACGTAGTGCTTGCTGGCGATGCACATCTGAGCAACTTCGGATTTTATGGAACTCCTCAACGAGAACTCGTCTTCGATATCAACGACTTCGATGAAACCGTAATCGGCCCCTGGGAGTGGGACCTTAAGCGGCTGACGGCCAGCGTCAATGTGGCTGGCCGCGAAAATGGTCTGACGAGGAACGAGCGGCGAGTAGCGGTGATGCTGGCCGTTGAAGGATATCAGGAGAATATGGAGAGACTGGAGCCAATGGGAACTCTGGACATTTGGTACCTGCATGCAACTCCGGGAAAGGCGAATATTCTGCGCAAAGTTCCCCAAAAGGCGCTTGCAGTCATGCGGAAAGTTATCGACAAAGCACTCCACTCGGACAACCGTACTCTGCTTACAAAAGTTGCAGATAAGAATGCCAATGGTCAGTGGCACTTCCGCGAAGATCCTCCTATCCTGACCCACGTTAGCGCTGCTTTGAGAAACAAGATCATCACAGCACTGGAGGATTACTCCCTCACGCTCTCCCGTGAGCGCCGGCACATGCTCTCTCGTTACAGTGTTGCGGATGTCGCTCACCGGGTAGTGGGAGTGGGATCAGTTGGCACCAGGACGTATCTCGCGTTACTGATGGGCAAGAACGATGACGATCCGCTCTTTCTCCAAATCAAGGAAGCTTTATCACCCGCGCATGCGGCCTACCTTCCGTCGAGAAAAGCAGAGTTCATCCATGAGGGTCAGCGCGTTGTCGTCGGACAACGAACGCTTCAGGCAGCGAGCGATGTAATGTTGGGATGGACTGAGATTGAAAAGCGGCCTTACTACGTCAGACAAATGAAAAATCTGAAAGCTTCTGTTCCCATCGAGTGGATGAGTGGAGATGCCTTCAATTTTTATTGCTGGGCATGTGGGGCTCTTTTGGCCCGAGCTCATGCACGAACCAGCGAACCGGCGATCATCGCTGGCTATTGCGGCCGATCCGGTGTATTGCGTGAGTCCTATGCGGAATGGGCCGAAGCGTATGGCGATCAGACTGTAACCGATCACGCCAAACTAGCCGCGAAGATCAACGCTGAAGATCAAAAGCTGCTGCGTAATCGATAG
- a CDS encoding alkene reductase, giving the protein MATQTYSKLFELVKLGAIELGHRVVMAPLTRLRSETPGDIPGDLMLEYYTQRASNGGLIISEATTVSVTARGYLGAPGIYSEAQVAGWRRITDAVHAKGGKIVVQLWHVGRTSHVDLTGGAIPVGPSEGVPYEGVSFTKNGWVAVTPNRALKVEEIPALLEDYRRAALNAKAAGFDGVELHGGNGYLLDQFLQNGSNRRTDEYGGSAENRARLLFQVLETVLAVWDKSQVGIRLSPSTQFNGMSDSNPALIFDYVAEQANKYSIAYLHVIEPRINGSAEIGEGLPPVAAGQFRKHFKGQILAAGGFDGDSAEAILEEGDADLVVFGRFFIANPDLPERLKQGVPLNPYDRDTFYGGDARGYIDYPFYETAVA; this is encoded by the coding sequence ATGGCGACGCAGACTTATTCGAAGCTTTTTGAACTAGTAAAGCTTGGCGCGATCGAACTGGGCCACAGGGTAGTAATGGCGCCGCTGACCAGGCTTCGTTCTGAAACACCAGGTGATATTCCTGGTGACCTGATGCTTGAGTACTATACGCAGCGCGCGTCAAACGGCGGGTTGATTATCTCGGAGGCCACGACGGTCTCGGTTACGGCCCGCGGATATCTCGGGGCTCCTGGAATTTATTCGGAGGCACAAGTGGCAGGGTGGCGCCGCATTACGGACGCGGTCCATGCCAAGGGCGGAAAGATCGTTGTTCAACTCTGGCATGTGGGACGAACCAGTCATGTGGACTTGACCGGCGGGGCTATCCCCGTTGGACCGTCCGAGGGTGTTCCGTACGAAGGAGTATCTTTCACCAAGAACGGCTGGGTAGCTGTGACGCCAAATCGAGCCTTGAAGGTCGAGGAGATCCCAGCGTTGTTGGAGGATTATCGTAGAGCCGCTCTGAACGCGAAGGCTGCTGGGTTCGATGGAGTTGAACTCCACGGTGGCAACGGCTATCTGTTGGACCAGTTCCTGCAAAACGGCAGCAACCGGAGAACAGATGAATACGGCGGCTCCGCAGAAAATCGGGCGCGCTTGCTCTTTCAGGTGCTGGAGACGGTTCTCGCAGTATGGGATAAGAGCCAGGTCGGAATCAGACTCTCGCCCAGCACGCAGTTCAACGGCATGTCAGACTCTAATCCAGCTTTGATCTTCGATTACGTGGCGGAACAAGCAAACAAGTACTCCATCGCCTATCTTCACGTCATCGAGCCTCGCATCAACGGGAGTGCTGAGATCGGTGAGGGACTTCCGCCAGTGGCTGCGGGGCAGTTTCGAAAGCACTTCAAAGGACAGATTCTGGCGGCGGGCGGTTTCGATGGAGACAGCGCGGAAGCGATTCTCGAAGAAGGCGATGCGGACCTGGTTGTGTTTGGCCGATTCTTCATCGCCAATCCAGATCTTCCCGAACGACTGAAGCAGGGAGTACCGCTGAATCCTTATGACCGGGACACATTTTACGGTGGGGATGCTCGTGGGTACATCGACTATCCGTTTTATGAAACGGCAGTGGCCTGA
- the fumC gene encoding class II fumarate hydratase, with protein MATQELYELKKIPIGVGASGKRKETDSMGEVEVPADHYWGAQTERSLIHFAIGDDHMPKQVYHAYGYVKKAAALVNAAAGRLDRWQADAISAVADEVIAGKLDTEFPLFVWQTGSGTQSNMNVNEVISNRAIQLLGGVLGSKAPIHPNDHVNMAQSSNDTFPTAMHIASALEVKKYLLPRVAALASAIEDKAKQWHDVVKIGRTHLEDAVPLTVGQEWSGYAVQLRDAMALIDRSLEGIYQLAAGGTAVGTGLNAPPRFGEDIATKIAELTGMPFVTAPNKFAAQGSLDAMVNAHAALRSLAVALMKIANDMRWLASGPRCGLGELVLPANEPGSSIMPGKVNPTQCEAMVMICIQVIGDDSAVAFAGSQGNFELNAMRPIIINNFLHSARILADGCEKFRIFSVEGTMLNEKRIAQFVQNSLMLVTALSPVIGYDKASKIAHKALDEETTLRQAALATGWIDEKTFDQVIDPKKMVFPNG; from the coding sequence ATGGCTACGCAAGAGTTGTATGAGTTGAAGAAGATTCCCATCGGCGTCGGCGCTTCGGGAAAGAGGAAAGAAACAGACTCAATGGGCGAAGTGGAGGTTCCGGCAGACCACTACTGGGGCGCTCAAACCGAACGCTCGCTGATTCACTTTGCCATCGGGGACGACCACATGCCGAAGCAGGTGTATCACGCTTACGGTTATGTGAAAAAGGCGGCCGCATTGGTGAATGCCGCTGCAGGACGCCTCGACCGGTGGCAGGCTGATGCAATTTCGGCCGTTGCGGACGAGGTGATCGCCGGAAAATTGGATACTGAGTTCCCCCTTTTTGTTTGGCAGACCGGGTCAGGAACACAGTCGAACATGAACGTTAACGAAGTAATCTCAAACCGGGCGATTCAGTTGCTCGGCGGAGTGCTGGGGAGTAAGGCGCCGATACACCCGAATGATCATGTCAATATGGCGCAGTCGTCGAATGATACTTTCCCCACGGCGATGCATATTGCGAGCGCTCTCGAGGTCAAGAAGTATCTATTACCCAGAGTGGCAGCCTTGGCTTCGGCGATCGAGGACAAGGCAAAGCAGTGGCATGATGTCGTGAAGATTGGCCGTACGCATCTGGAAGATGCTGTGCCTCTTACGGTTGGCCAGGAGTGGTCGGGCTATGCGGTTCAACTTCGCGATGCGATGGCTTTGATCGACAGGTCTCTGGAGGGGATCTATCAACTGGCTGCCGGTGGTACCGCGGTTGGTACCGGGCTGAATGCTCCACCTCGCTTTGGGGAGGACATCGCTACGAAGATAGCGGAGCTGACGGGGATGCCGTTCGTCACCGCGCCGAACAAGTTTGCCGCGCAAGGTTCGCTCGATGCGATGGTGAACGCGCATGCGGCGTTACGCTCTCTTGCTGTTGCTCTGATGAAGATTGCAAACGATATGCGGTGGCTGGCTTCCGGTCCGCGCTGTGGTCTCGGCGAACTGGTGCTGCCGGCGAATGAGCCTGGCTCTTCGATCATGCCCGGTAAGGTAAATCCGACGCAGTGCGAGGCAATGGTGATGATCTGCATTCAGGTTATCGGAGATGATTCGGCCGTAGCGTTCGCCGGCTCGCAGGGCAACTTCGAGTTGAATGCGATGCGACCGATCATCATCAACAACTTTCTCCATTCGGCGCGGATTCTAGCCGATGGATGCGAGAAGTTTCGGATATTCTCGGTTGAGGGGACCATGCTGAATGAAAAGCGCATCGCCCAGTTTGTCCAGAATTCCCTGATGCTGGTGACTGCGCTTAGTCCCGTGATCGGCTACGACAAGGCTTCGAAGATTGCCCACAAGGCGCTCGATGAAGAGACGACCTTGAGGCAGGCGGCGCTGGCGACCGGATGGATCGACGAAAAAACCTTTGATCAGGTGATTGATCCGAAGAAGATGGTCTTTCCCAATGGCTGA